A portion of the Gigantopelta aegis isolate Gae_Host chromosome 10, Gae_host_genome, whole genome shotgun sequence genome contains these proteins:
- the LOC121384105 gene encoding uncharacterized protein LOC121384105 codes for MDLEIKISNFENDFTFLQDVKKYVMDEIRRLGKEQSASVDSEVKTGYRRKTESGQGIRLVLPQGVSAARVLLGPEEGWSGEGSGSSDVTVTAAVGRSEAVAKSPTVAKAQAVAKSDTVAPLYFVGFIGDAKPESTVSTDLWSVDEQLIRELTKARRYFSVLFSRERPW; via the coding sequence ATGGATCTAGAAATAAAGATATCGAATTTTGAAAATGACTTCACTTTTCTACAAGACGTTAAAAAGTATGTTATGGATGAGATTAGACGACTTGGCAAAGAACAATCAGCTTCTGTCGACAGCGAGGTGAAAACTGGCTACAGACGTAAAACAGAGAGTGGCCAGGGCATCAGACTGGTGTTACCTCAAGGAGTGTCTGCTGCTCGCGTTCTGCTGGGACCCGAGGAGGGCTGGTCGGGCGAGGGATCTGGAtcgtctgacgtcacagtcactgCAGCTGTCGGCAGGTCTGAGGCTGTTGCCAAGTCTCCGACTGTTGCCAAGGCTCAGGCTGTTGCCAAGTCTGACACTGTTGCCCCTCTCTACTTCGTTGGTTTTATCGGGGACGCCAAGCCGGAATCTACCGTGTCTACAGACTTGTGGAGCGTGGATGAACAATTGATCCGAGAGCTTACAAAAGCACGACGATATTTTAGTGTACTGTTCAGCAGAGAGAGACCCTGGTGA
- the LOC121384798 gene encoding uncharacterized protein LOC121384798, whose translation MSYDYYDSLESQVKGRYDGKLAIINCHMCPYRLPAGVWKNQPMEWPELQWGDVYSFLIESPGVFTRESMKAYKSLEAHNYFLSGWVQTVLNYQPPDSIHIVLRADVRPSQRLNDEPHHPWAALSTDGAVAVAHCDCMAGLGESCSHIAALLFKVEAAVRLGYTSQTCTDLPCKWNEDFVKKIQPAEIKNIRFYKDSAVQRVQKSKRKHEEITPPTDEEKRLLLGKLYECSHQPLVLSTFSEYSDQFHWKNVVEPDPVVPPNLRTYFNADYAALSVEELGIKCVEIQNEMFLRPNVIQYIYDVTKKQASSVTWHEQRIGRITSSTVHQVLHTNINKPALSLIKTLCTGTVKELNVAPVKWGKDNEKKALDSYTQIMKSSHTDFVINEAGLLIDKKHPYLAASSDSIASCACHGQRVVEVKCPYTQREKTYHEYMNEKSCCLMMDEEASKLKETHSYYSQVQMQMYIHDTAFCDFVIFTPRFTAISYVRRNHSFIAEMLEKTRDFHVKCVMPEILTRTLENNSVPTATTSSCPDNRVYCFCNSTNDLLMIGCDEPTCQVQWYHLDCVKLKRIPKGDWFCKTCRKEHKTNK comes from the exons ATGTCTTATGATTACTATGATAGTTTGGAAAGTCAGGTCAAAGGCAGATACGATGGAAAACTGGCAATTATTAATTGCCATATGTGCCCGTATAGACTTCCGGCTGGTGTATGGAAAAACCAACCGATGGAATGGCCAGAGTTACAGTGGGGCGATGTATACTCATTCTTAATAGAATCTCCAG GAGTTTTTACCAGAGAGAGTATGAAAGCTTACAAAAGTTTAGAAGCACACAATTATTTCCTATCAGGATGGGTTCAAACAGTGTTGAACTATCAACCTCCCGACAGCATCCACATTGTACTGCGTGCTGATGTGAGACCCTCCCAAAGACTGAATGATGAACCACATCACCCTTGGGCTGCTCTCTCTACTGATGGAGCAGTGGCTGTTGCCCACTGTGACTGCATGGCAGG TTTGGGAGAATCCTGTTCTCATATTGCGGCGCTGCTATTTAAAGTTGAAGCTGCTGTACGACTGGGTTATACATCACAGACGTGTACTGACCTCCCTTGTAAATGGAACGAGGATttcgtaaaaaaaatacaaccagCGGAAATCAAAAACATCAGATTTTACAAGGACAGTGCAGTCCAAAGAGTGCAGAAGTCAAAAAGAAAACATGAGGAGATCACACCACCAACAGACGAGGAGAAACGATTGCTGTTAGGAAAATTATACGAGTGTTCCCATCAACCGTTAGTTCTGAGCACTTTCTCAGAATATTCCGACCAATTCCATTGGAAGAATGTTGTTGAACCAGACCCTGTGGTTCCACCCAATTTAAGAACATATTTTAACGCAGATTATGCAGCCCTTTCTGTTGAGGAACTTGGTATTAAATGTGttgaaatacaaaatgaaatgtttttaagacCCAATGTTATTCAATACATTTATGATGTGACAAAGAAGCAAGCCAGTTCAGTCACATGGCATGAACAAAGAATTGGGCGAATAACGTCTTCTACAGTTCACCAGGTGTTACACACAAATATTAACAAGCCAGCATTATCACTTATCAAGACCCTGTGTACCGGGACTGTTAAAGAATTGAATGTGGCACCCGTCAAGTGGGGCAAAGATAACGAAAAGAAGGCTTTGGACAGTTATACCCAAATAATGAAATCTTCTCATActgattttgttattaatgaagCAGGACTTTTAATAGATAAAAAACACCCTTATTTAGCAGCCAGTTCAGACTCAATCGCTTCATGTGCATGCCATGGTCAACGGGTAGTTGAGGTGAAATGTCCCTACACCCAGAGGGAAAAAACGTACCATGAGTACATGAATGAAAAATCATGTTGTTTGATGATGGACGAAGAAGCCAGTAAACTCAAAGAAACACATAGTTATTACAGTCAGGTGCAGATgcaaatgtatatacatgatactgcattttgtgattttgtgatttttacCCCAAGATTTACTGCAATATCATATGTCAGAagaaatcattcattcattgctgaAATGCTGGAAAAAACACGAGACTTTCATGTTAAATGTGTGATGCCGGAGATTCTGACACGGACTTTAGAAAATAATAGTGTACCAACTGCAACCACTTCTAGTTGTCCTGACAATCGAGtgtattgtttttgtaattCCACTAATGATTTGTTAATGATTGGTTGTGATGAACCAACTTGTCAAGTACAATGGTATCATTTGGACTGTGTAAAACTTAAACGGATCCCTAAAGGAGACTGGTTTTGCAAAACATGTCGTAAAGagcataaaacaaacaaataa